Proteins co-encoded in one Plasmodium sp. gorilla clade G2 genome assembly, chromosome: 9 genomic window:
- a CDS encoding mitochondrial carrier protein, putative: MNELSVNDAFDDIEIESFDFIWEEWEEYKGDVPLWQHIFCGSIAGLMEHVFMYPLDTLKTYFQTNGHMKYNKIYDNCNNINNNNNIYHNNNCDKNYKDMNNHRNMQMFKRKFCSSTNCDNCIINNVCKYKTNCYNVMAALHTKNSRYINNIAEPLKNMAKYKINATNNNNYNNNNNNNKSRNIFSHPFHKKQYRNVTYVVNKKMQQNLLNNYITNKCNNDPIYCRTKTNVLNMKKDIHNFCHISKEKYKNVFHQNDSYDPNIYGRKGKKQCGNKNKMNYFKNLLHKKHCHSLYNQIFYSEIKEEMKNIRKIKNNISAKNMKRHLYSSVSFLNLNNKGNKNIALSCKNIRSKYILKNGYNKKYQRNYVCYKNLMKMQCVKNNRHRLLALRKYLMSEKYHNIKKNEPYVITKMKKMGNENIGNTKGRYIINTSLNSYNLKRNCLDYNPFVNNFKYIYYNIMNICHNIKNRILVNPSLPINNNKNNTMRDIFIKLINKCLYNNNSHKIDNKILLSNYLNLFKHTNYSHYYILNNVLKKTPCKSRKNEWNIFSNFIKLLKSKTIENNVDCITQMNARRNQILRNNYLYSFLRNYNKNLKRNTNMILNKLTSFKYSIPYIKNKNSNILTNNMNSNNNIYSNRNVVNSIRYNNIYKNIMHPIFFPGYYNTIHFRYYNYFSKNIDNKDKGNNKNIINRVSKRNNCNGIIRNNLSNLYKGVNIVVLGCIPAHALYFSTFEYSKKYFSRMTSNNSSLKMNNGNMSTVSSDIKSEKSNFKLYDLNYFSIAVSGFLATLVHDLIITPIDTLKQRIQLGINKNSKDSLKILKQNGIRSLYLSLPITLLMNIPYQIIMICTNEKMKKIYFEYICGLNTQNNKKNMENKFIDKDHSKTSNQVNIGKDIKNDTYNMDKNGTFLCSHEMIDKENMIYNSNSLEKHISSKENKDNILKSVKEESVSSNNDIVNFYGGKGIYNNDDHNIIRDDVNKMMHNNLENNIDNRINSNGSDINRIDNITNNMNKECDIFSINKNNNNSLLYDQIMKRLEMNSSNKNFSLNFNDKIIRQESLPFEKENYNMNLKNIWIDNYKNDFFNKPFNHITSYFVCAGIGGGIAAVLTNPLDVIKTRIQTECFQTKGFNFFRIVSNIYYREGMRSFFKGSLARMALCIPASAVSWGTYETMKRFFKINFNTT, translated from the coding sequence ATGAACGAATTATCAGTAAATGATGCGTTTGATGATATTGAAATAGAATCTTTTGATTTTATATGGGAAGAATGGGAAGAGTATAAAGGTGATGTTCCCTTGTGGCAACATATTTTTTGTGGTAGTATAGCAGGTTTAATGGAACACGTTTTTATGTATCCATTGGATACattaaaaacatattttcaAACAAATGgtcatatgaaatataataagatatatgataattgtaataatattaataataataataatatatatcacaataataattgtgataaaaattataaagatatGAATAACCATAGAAACATGCAAATGTTTAAGAGGAAATTTTGCTCATCAACCAATTGTGATAattgtattataaataatgtttGTAAGTATAAAACTAACTGTTATAATGTTATGGCAGCTTTACATACAAAAAATTcaagatatattaataatattgctgaaccattaaaaaatatggcaaaatataaaataaacgcaacaaataataataattataataataataataataataataaaagtcgtaatattttttctcatCCATTTCATAAGAAACAATATAGGAATGTTACATATGTAGTAAATAAGAAAATGCAACAAAATTTgcttaataattatataacaaataaatgtaataatgATCCTATTTATTGTAGAACAAAAAcaaatgtattaaatatgaaaaaggaTATACATAACTTTTGTCATATATCAaaagagaaatataaaaatgtctTTCATCAAAATGATTCTTACGATCCAAATATTTATGGTAGGAAGGGTAAAAAGCAATgtggaaataaaaataaaatgaattattttaaaaatcttCTACATAAAAAACATTGccattcattatataatcaaatattttatagtgaaattaaagaagaaatgaaaaatatacgaaaaatcaaaaataatataagtgcaaaaaatatgaaacgCCATTTGTATTCAAGTGTTTCCTTCCTCAATTTAAACAATAAaggaaacaaaaatatagCTTTATCATGTAAGAATATTcgatcaaaatatattttaaagaatgGATATAATAAGAAGTATCAAAGAAATTATGtttgttataaaaatttgaTGAAAATGCAATGTGTGAAAAATAATAGGCATCGATTATTAGCCCttagaaaatatttaatgagtgaaaaatatcataacattaaaaaaaatgaaccaTATGTTATAACAAAGATGAAAAAGATGGGGAATGAAAATATAGGTAATACCAAAGgtagatatataataaatacctCATTAAATTCGTATAActtaaaaagaaattgttTAGATTATAATCCTtttgtaaataattttaaatatatatattataatattatgaatatatgtcATAATATTAAGAATAGAATTTTAGTAAATCCTTCTCTtcctattaataataataagaataataccATGAGggacatttttataaaactgATAAATAagtgtttatataataataattcacatAAAATAgataacaaaatattattgagtaattatttgaatttatttaaacatacaaattattcacattattatattttaaataatgttttaaaaaagacGCCATGTAAAAGTAGAAAAAATGAATGGAATATTTTTTCCAATTTTATAAAGTTATTAAAAAGTAAAACAATTGAAAATAATGTTGATTGTATAACACAAATGAATGCTAGGAGGAACCAAATATTgagaaataattatttatattcctttttaagaaattataataaaaatttgaaaAGAAATACTAATATGATTTTAAATAAGCTTACGTCTTTTAAATATAGTATaccttatataaaaaataaaaatagtaacatattaacaaataatatgaatagtaataataatatatatagtaatagAAATGTTGTAAATTCAataagatataataatatttataaaaatattatgcaCCCAATATTCTTTCCTGGTTATTATAATACGATTCATTTtagatattataattatttttctaaaaatatagataacaAGGATAAAGGAAACAATAAGAATATCATAAATAGAGTAAGCAAACGAAATAATTGTAATGgtattataagaaataatttatcaaatTTGTATAAAGGTGTAAATATTGTAGTGTTAGGTTGTATACCTGCCCAtgcattatatttttcaaccTTTGAATATAGTAAAAAGTATTTTTCAAGAATGACTTCAAATAATTCTtcattaaaaatgaataatggAAATATGAGTACAGTATCTAGTGATATAAAATCTGAAAAAtcaaattttaaattatatgatttgaattattttagTATAGCTGTATCAGGTTTTCTCGCAACCTTAGTACATGATTTAATTATTACACCAATAGATACATTAAAACAAAGAATACAATTaggtataaataaaaattcgaAAGATTcacttaaaatattaaaacaaaatggTATAAGGAGCTTATATTTAAGTTTACCTATCACTTTATTGATGAATATTCCATatcaaattattatgatatgtactaatgaaaaaatgaagaaaatatattttgaatatatatgtggttTAAATActcaaaataataagaaaaatatggaaaataagTTTATAGATAAGGACCATAGTAAAACATCTAATCAAGTTAATATTGGtaaggatataaaaaatgatacatataatatggaTAAAAATGGTACATTCTTATGCAGTCATGAAATGatagataaagaaaatatgatataCAATTCAAATAGTTTGGAGAAGCATATTAGTTCTAAAGAAAacaaagataatatattgaaaagtgtaaaagaagaaagtgttagtagtaataatgatattgTGAATTTTTATGGGggaaaaggaatatataataatgatgatcataatataatacgtgatgatgtaaataaaatgatgCATAAcaatttagaaaataatattgacAATAGAATAAATTCGAATGGAAGTGATATTAATAGGATAgataatattacaaataatatgaacaaagaatgtgatattttttctattaataaaaataacaataacagtcttttatatgatcaaataatgaaaagaTTAGAAATGAATTCatctaataaaaatttttcattaaattttaatgataaaataataagacaAGAATCCTTACCCTTTGAAaaggaaaattataatatgaatttaaaaaatatatggatagataattataaaaatgactTTTTTAATAAGCCCTTTAATCATATTACATCTTATTTTGTGTGTGCTGGGATAGGTGGGGGTATAGCAGCAGTATTAACTAATCCCCTTGATGTAATAAAAACAAGAATTCAAACTGAATGTTTTCAAACTAAAGGTTTTAACTTTTTTAGAATtgtatcaaatatatattatagagaAGGAATGCGCTCATTTTTCAAAGGCTCCTTAGCA